One uncultured Pseudodesulfovibrio sp. genomic window carries:
- a CDS encoding alpha-hydroxy-acid oxidizing protein — MKEIKDKARELMKGFCRVCKVCDGKACAGEVPGMGGLGTGTSFKANVEALEGFRLNMRLLHDAAEPDTSTSLLGIDLSMPVMAAPIGGVSFNMGGGVSEEDYIDAVVGGCKAAGVIGCTGDGVPPFIYESGFAAIEKNAGHGIPFIKPWEGEELNEKLEKARKTGCSVFGMDVDAAGLITLRQMGRPVAPKPVGELKKLIDQVHGWGAKFIVKGIMTPDEAELAVQAGADAIIVSNHGGRVLDHTPGTAEALPDVAEKVHGKITILVDGGIRTGADVLKMLALGADGVLIGRPVSVAAVGGLQEGVEKYLATIKAQLSGAMVLTGCKDIASIDTNVLF; from the coding sequence ATGAAGGAAATTAAAGACAAAGCGCGCGAACTGATGAAGGGCTTTTGCCGAGTCTGCAAGGTTTGCGACGGCAAGGCGTGCGCGGGCGAGGTCCCGGGCATGGGCGGACTGGGAACGGGTACGTCGTTCAAGGCCAATGTGGAAGCCCTGGAAGGTTTTCGCCTGAACATGCGTCTGCTGCATGACGCGGCCGAGCCGGACACCTCCACCTCCCTGCTGGGCATCGACCTGTCCATGCCGGTCATGGCCGCGCCCATCGGCGGCGTGTCCTTCAACATGGGCGGCGGCGTGTCCGAAGAGGACTACATCGACGCAGTGGTCGGCGGTTGCAAGGCGGCCGGAGTCATCGGCTGTACCGGTGACGGCGTTCCTCCCTTCATTTACGAATCCGGCTTTGCGGCCATCGAGAAGAACGCGGGTCACGGCATCCCGTTCATCAAGCCCTGGGAGGGCGAAGAGCTGAACGAGAAGCTCGAAAAGGCCCGCAAGACCGGTTGTTCCGTGTTCGGCATGGACGTGGACGCGGCCGGACTTATCACCCTGCGCCAGATGGGTCGTCCGGTGGCTCCCAAGCCTGTCGGCGAACTCAAGAAGCTGATCGATCAGGTCCACGGCTGGGGCGCCAAGTTCATCGTCAAGGGCATCATGACTCCGGACGAGGCCGAGCTGGCCGTCCAGGCGGGCGCTGACGCCATCATCGTCTCCAACCACGGCGGCCGCGTGCTCGACCACACCCCGGGAACGGCCGAGGCCCTGCCCGACGTGGCCGAAAAGGTCCACGGCAAGATCACCATCCTGGTGGACGGCGGCATCCGCACTGGCGCTGACGTGCTCAAGATGCTCGCGCTCGGCGCCGACGGCGTGCTCATCGGCCGCCCGGTATCCGTGGCCGCGGTTGGCGGATTGCAGGAAGGCGTGGAAAAGTATCTGGCGACCATCAAGGCCCAGCTCTCCGGAGCCATGGTCCTGACCGGCTGCAAGGACATCGCCTCCATCGACACCAACGTCCTCTTCTAA
- a CDS encoding sulfite exporter TauE/SafE family protein, whose translation MITTYILYVCLGAVAGILAGLLGIGGGLVIVPMLNFAFEWQNFPVEHIQHIALGTSMATIIFTSLSSMRAHHKRGAINYTAFWRLTPGIIVGTYLGSWIASLLSTLFLKVFFGLFLYYVATQMLLNIKPKAAHELPGQAGTFAAGGGIGVFSALVGIGGGTLTVPFLSWCNLTMHTAIATAAAVGLPIALAGTAGYVINGWSVAGIPGPHIGYVYIPALLGIIVTSMLTAPYGAKLAHSLPVAKLKRIFAILLYLVGTRMLWNAFM comes from the coding sequence GTGATCACCACCTATATCCTGTACGTCTGCCTCGGGGCGGTTGCCGGAATTCTCGCCGGTCTGCTCGGCATCGGCGGGGGGCTGGTCATCGTGCCCATGCTCAACTTCGCCTTCGAGTGGCAGAACTTCCCCGTGGAGCACATCCAGCACATCGCGCTGGGTACGTCCATGGCCACGATCATCTTCACGTCGTTGTCCAGCATGCGTGCCCACCACAAGCGCGGGGCCATCAACTATACCGCCTTTTGGCGGCTGACCCCCGGCATCATCGTGGGCACCTACCTGGGCTCCTGGATCGCCTCGCTGCTGTCCACCCTGTTCCTGAAGGTCTTCTTCGGCCTGTTCCTGTACTACGTGGCCACGCAGATGCTGTTGAACATAAAGCCCAAGGCCGCTCACGAGCTGCCGGGCCAGGCAGGGACCTTTGCTGCTGGCGGCGGGATCGGCGTGTTCTCTGCCCTGGTCGGCATCGGCGGCGGCACTCTGACCGTGCCGTTCCTGTCCTGGTGCAACCTGACCATGCACACGGCCATCGCCACGGCCGCGGCTGTCGGTCTGCCCATCGCTCTGGCTGGCACCGCAGGATATGTGATCAACGGTTGGTCCGTGGCCGGTATCCCCGGTCCGCACATCGGGTACGTGTACATCCCGGCACTGCTGGGCATCATCGTTACCAGCATGCTGACCGCGCCGTATGGCGCCAAGCTGGCTCACAGCCTGCCTGTGGCCAAGCTCAAGCGCATCTTCGCCATCCTCCTCTATCTCGTGGGGACGCGGATGCTCTGGAATGCCTTCATGTAG